A part of Aspergillus flavus chromosome 1, complete sequence genomic DNA contains:
- a CDS encoding zinc finger protein-domain-containing protein, giving the protein MTTKQDSHENYIRIGSGFCGTVWARSLDGPVIKREDGGPSRSLANDFVMHKRALDAFVKLSLTKCSSPDYLIQPQVRIPQCYSFLTPQHTWWGENLSHFPPGFSPCNAMSSERIPPFPEDVRVLIVERYCPPEIRNQILLSASNRACLIRPYIGRRRTYGTAMNARSRFRGFSLQNYPLHLDQMVELGIPSTHIERYAAMMGEALATLHWLGEIDGNDVEFVLAPPPRHDSRITAMTNVLGKHNLWMIDFDLCCSMTMDLEGVEQAVNAFRRNDPFYPRPHTDHWIAFRQQYLQTSVDLTYSFHKDEIKSRLGLAQKFIDLLETTKK; this is encoded by the coding sequence ATGACCACCAAGCAGGATTCACACGAGAACTACATTCGGATCGGGTCAGGATTCTGTGGCACTGTCTGGGCTAGAAGCCTCGACGGCCCTGTAATCAAACGAGAGGATGGAGGACCGTCCAGATCACTGGCAAATGACTTTGTGATGCACAAACGAGCACTTGATGCCTTTGTCAAATTGTCACTGACTAAATGCAGTAGTCCGGACTACCTCATACAACCTCAAGTCCGCATCCCACAATGTTACAGCTTCCTGACCCCACAACACACCTGGTGGGGAGAGAATCTCTCACATTTCCCACCCGGATTCTCGCCCTGCAATGCCATGTCCTCCGAACGTATCCCACCATTTCCCGAGGATGTAAGGGTACTGATCGTAGAGAGGTACTGCCCTCCAGAAATCAGAAACCAAATCTTGTTGAGTGCAAGCAACCGGGCCTGCCTGATCAGACCATATATTGGCCGCAGGCGAACCTACGGAACGGCAATGAACGCAAGGTCGAGATTCAGAGGCTTTTCGCTGCAGAACTACCCACTCCATTTGGATCAAATGGTTGAACTGGGGATTCCTTCCACTCACATCGAACGCTATGCTGCCATGATGGGGGAGGCATTAGCTACGCTGCACTGGCTGGGCGAGATTGATGGGAATGACGTTGAATTCGTTCTGgctccaccaccaaggcaCGATAGTAGGATTACTGCCATGACGAATGTGTTGGGGAAGCACAACCTCTGGATGATCGACTTTGATCTCTGTTGCTCCATGACTATGGACCTGGAAGGCGTCGAGCAAGCTGTCAATGCGTTTCGTAGAAATGATCCCTTCTATCCACGACCGCACACAGACCACTGGATTGCCTTTCGCCAGCAGTATTTGCAGACCTCTGTGGATTTGACATATAGCTTCCATAAGGATGAGATAAAGAGTCGACTTGGCCTTGCCCAAAAGTTCATTGACTTGCTAGAGACAACAAAGAAATGA
- a CDS encoding uncharacterized protein (expressed protein), which translates to MPRNIQVTPKDEESLTVSFYTGHSLFYVEQYGACVHYLVILHRPDCEARANILTYDSTNDTCAYYQKAVSLASRTARFSGLPPMTLEAPLKILVRLVTIILI; encoded by the coding sequence ATGCCGCGAAACATCCAGGTGACCCCCAAGGATGAAGAGTCCCTAACCGTGTCATTCTATACAGGGCACAGCCTCTTCTACGTCGAGCAATACGGAGCATGTGTACATTATCTAGTCATTCTACATCGACCAGACTGCGAGGCTAGGGCTAATATCCTGACATACGATAGCACCAACGACACTTGCGCTTATTACCAAAAGGCCGTCTCCTTAGCTTCACGAACAGCCAGATTCTCTGGCCTTCCACCCATGACATTAGAGGCGCCGCTGAAGATCTTGGTAAGACTGGTCACcattatattaatataa